The segment CGCCGGGTGCCGCGCGCGTCGGCGCACGGCACCCGGGCCGGTGGGCGGCGGTGGATCACTGCTGGGCGGCCCCGCGCGGCGGCATCCAGTGGTGGACCTTCAAGTCGCCCTTCTCCAGGGTCTCGAACGGGGCCGAGCCCAGGCACTTGCCGACGCTGTTCTTCGGGACGCCGTCCATCGCCCAGCTGTAGCCCAGCCGGTCCTTCTTGCCGCTGTCCAGGACGGTGAAGCCGAACCGCTTGCCCCGGAGGTCCCCGATCTCCGGCAGGCCCGGTGCGCCGGTGAAGTGCGACTCGGTCACGATGCCGGTGGCGACGGCCGCCGGTCCGCCGGTCAGCAGGCAGTCGATCCGGCCCTTGAAGTAGCCGCCCCAGGTCTTGCCGAAGTGGTGGCTGACGTGGAACGTGCCGCGCGCCTGATCGGCGAAGCCATGCGCGTCGATGCGGAAGTGGACGTTGTCGCCGGGCTGTCGGGCGAGCTTGACGTCGCCCGTCAGTGACGGTGCGCCGGTGGTGTGCCGGGCGGCCCGCACCTCGGCCCCGGCCGCCGCGGCCGGTTCGGTCGTGGCCAGGGGCAGCACGAGCGCCGTGCAGACGGCGAGGGCGGTAGCGGCCACGAGCAACGGGCGGCGGATTCGGGGCATGGCGTACTCCTGCGGATGAGAGCGGCACCGGACTCGGTGCGGCAGGGCGTCGATTCCCCGCTGATCACCACGGTCCCGTCCGCCGCGCGGCCGGGCATCGCTCCACAGGCGGGTGTCACTCCGCCTCGCGGGGGAGCGGGAGGGAGTACCCATGGCCGATGCCGGAGCGGCGCCGCCTGTCGCAGCGGCCGGTTCCCCGCCCGTCCGCGCGCCCTGCCACCCGGACCGCTCAATACCCGGTCGGGCGGACCACCCCTGTCTCGTACGCGAAGACGGCGGCCTGCGTCCGGTCGCGCAGGCCCAACTTGCTCAGGATCCGGCCCACATGGCTCTTCACGGTCTGTTCCGCCAGCACCAGCCGCTCCGCGATCTCGCCGTTCGTCAGGCCCTGGGCGATCAGGGACAGGACCTCGGTCTCGCGTTCCGTGAGGTCGCCGACGCGTTCCTTGAGCGGGGCCTGCGGTGAGCTGGTGACCCGGGAGAACTCGGCGATCAGGCGCTTGGTGAGGTTCGGTGCGAGCAGCGCGTCACCGGCTGCCACCACCCGTACGGCCCGGGCGAGTTCATCCGCCGAGGCGTCCTTCAGCAGGAACCCGGAGGCGCCCGCGCGCAGTGCCTCGTACACATACTCATCGAGGTCGAAGGTCGTCAGGACGAGGACCTTGACGGTGGCCCCGGCCGGTGCGGTGAGACGACGGGTCGCCTCGATACCGCCGAGCCGGGGCATCCGGACGTCCATCAGGACGACGTCCGGGGCGAGCTGGTCGACCTGCGTGAGGGCGTCGAGGCCGTCGACGGCCTGGCCGATGACCTCGATATCGGGTTCGGCGTTGAGCA is part of the Streptomyces platensis genome and harbors:
- a CDS encoding response regulator; its protein translation is MTTIRVLIADDQMMVRQGFTVLLNAEPDIEVIGQAVDGLDALTQVDQLAPDVVLMDVRMPRLGGIEATRRLTAPAGATVKVLVLTTFDLDEYVYEALRAGASGFLLKDASADELARAVRVVAAGDALLAPNLTKRLIAEFSRVTSSPQAPLKERVGDLTERETEVLSLIAQGLTNGEIAERLVLAEQTVKSHVGRILSKLGLRDRTQAAVFAYETGVVRPTGY